The genomic window GAAAACTCCATCGGCTACTACAACGAACCCTTGCGCCCGCAATATCATTTCACCGCCAAGAAAAATTGGCTCAACGATCCGAATGGATTGGTCTTTTACAAGGACGAGTATCATCTCTTCTATCAACACAATCCCTTCGAAAACGAATGGGGCTTCATGCACTGGGGACACGCCGTCAGCGGCGATTTGGTTCATTGGAAGCATCTTCCCATCGCCATCGATCCCGACGATGGATCTAAGGACAAAGCCAAGTGCACCGCCTTTTCCGGCAGCGCCGCCATCGATGAAAACAACTCATCCGGTTTGCAAAAAGGCGGCGAGAAAACGCTTGTCGCCTTCTACACCAGCTGGCAATGCGGCCAGCGCATGGCTTACAGCAACGACGGCGGACGCACCTGGACGAAATACGAAGGCAATCCTGTTATTCCCCTCGCCAACGACGACGCCCGCGATCCCCGCATCTTTTGGCATAAGCCATCCCAACAATGGGTCATCGCCCTCTATCGGCGTCCTGATAACGATGAATCGAAAAACGGCGTCTCTTTTTACGTTTCCTCTAACCTCAAACAATGGCGATGGACCAGCCACATCGTGGGCTTCTTCGAATGCCCCGACATCTTCGAACTTCCCATCGTTGGAGAAAAAGAGGCGGCGAAATGGATCCTGCTGGGAGGCAACGGCGAATATATGATCGGCTCGTTCGACGGCCAGGAATTCCATAAAGAGAGCGGCAAATACGTTCTAGATTACGGCGCTAACTTCTACGCTTCGCAAACCTGGAACGGCATTCCCGAAGCCGATGGACGGCGGATTCAAATCGCCTGGATGAGCGGCGGGAAATATCCCGATTCTCCTTTTAACCAGCAAATGTCCTTCCCCTGCCAACTCACGCTGCGCCATACGGAAGAAGGTTTGCGAGTCTATCGCGAACCAGTGGAAGAGATCGCCAGCCTCTATGAGAAAACGCAGGAATGGAAGCAAGAAAAACTCGCTCCCGGAAAGAATCTCTTGTCGAGCATCAAAGGAGACTTGTTCGATATCCAGGGAGAATTTTCCCTGCAAAACGCGGCGCAGCTGGGCTTCCGCGTCAGAAAAGGCAAGGATTCCGAAGGATTCCCTATCGTCTATGACGCAAAAAAAGCGGAACTCTCCTGCTTGGGAAAAACAGCGCCATTGAAGCCGGTTGATGGCAGGATTAAGTTGCGCATCCTCTTGGATAGATCCTCCATCGAGGTATTCGGCAACGGCGGCCGCATCGCCATGTCTTCCTGCTTCGTCCCCGGCAAGGGTGAAGAGTTGGAGATTTTCGCGCAAGAAGGCGAGGCGGAAATCGTTGAACTCGTTGTCAATAAACTGAAATCCGCCTGGCGGGAGTAAGAGCGCGCCGCCGCGCCGTCTTTGGAAATATTATGAAATTTCAAATAACTCTCATATTGATCGCCGTACTTTTTTTCACTGCCCCCGCTTATGGCGCAGCGCACAGCCACCCTTGCGAAGAAGGTTGGACTTTCCAAGACGTCGAAGCCCAGGATTGGGAGCCGACCTTGGGCCAAGGCGCATTGAGCATGAAAGATGGCGTTCTTTCCGCCTTCGCCGTCGCCAATTCTACGGCGCAATGGACGCTGACGGCAGAACCGGCGTGGGTGTATCAATTCCCCTTGTTGAAAATGAAATATCGCGCGCGCGGCGTTGCCAATGGGGCGTCCCATCCCTTGCTGCGCATTCGCCCCGGTTCGATCGGACCGGTTACGCCGGGAGCGAAGAATATGGAAAATCCCTTTGCCCGCGCTGGGGAAGCCACTGTTTCCCCCGCTCCCGACTCATTGCTCGACGGCGAGATACACGAACTCGCTGTCTCTGTCGTTCCCCCTATCCAGACGCGCCAGATCGATCAAATCGTCCTGACGATTCAAACCGGCGATCAACCCGCCGCGCTGGAAATATTCGATCTCTCTTTTCACGATCCCCATGCGCAGGGAAATCGAATCATCTCCTGCCAAAATCTCATCGCCGCCGCATCGGATAAACTGGAAGCGGCGTTTTTATCGATTGCCCCATCGGACCTATCGTTAGATATTCTCGCTGCTTCCTTTCCGCAGTCGCCGGAGATTCAATGCGCTTCCATTCCTTTTCATTTAAATGAATCCAAAACCGTTGCGTATACCCGGCTGGCGCAGCGCGATTCCATCCGCCTAGCTGTTAATAGAAAATGCCGCGAAATCTTTCTGCTGCTTTCCTGTTATCTCGCGGGAACGGACGGCGCGTTCAGTTTCAAACCCCGCACGGAAATCGTCCAACCGGAACGCCTAATCGTTATCAAGCATTATGCGGATGGAAGCGTGGAACGCTCTTTTCCCTTTAACCTGAATCGACGGGAATATTCCGTAACGGCCCAGACATTGTGCGCTTATCTCATCCCCGCCGATCCCGGCAAGGAACTAGAGAGCGTCGCCATCGAAGAATGGATGCCCTACGGCCAAATCTTTTTGGCGGCAGCGACGCTCAACAGCGGCGATGCGTGGGCGCAGTTGCCGCCGAACGATTTTCCTTTCAGTCTGCCCGCCGCATCTGAAGCTTCATCCGCACCGCCGAAACTGACTGTGGAAAACGACCGGAAATACGTCATCGAAAACGATATTTACCGCGTCGAGATGAATTCCGCCGCCGGGCTATGCGTCGATTCGATGCATTATAAATTGGGAAATATAAATATTCTGCCCGCCTCCTCGCCTTTGTTTTCCTTCTCGGCGGGCGGCCAGACGCTTTCCTCCAATCAATTGGATTTGCAGTCGTACAAAGTGAAGTCCGACGGCGTTGAATTCGTCTTACGGACAAAAGACGAAGCCTATCCCCTGCAATTCACGGTCGACGTTCAATCCGGAACCCATCCCGAATTGCGGCTTACGCTTCAGGCGGAAAACCTGGGATATGCGCCGCAAAGTTTGCGTCTGCTTTTTCCCGATCTGCGCGGAATTCGCTTGAGCGGCGATCCGGCGGAGGATTATTATTTCTTCCCTCGTTCCCGCGCCGCCCAGGGACGCCGTCCCATCCGCATGATGGGCGTCCATTCGGGCGAATTTCCCTTGCAATTTTTTGACGTTTATTCCGAATCGCTGAACGCGGGATTGGCGCTGCACACGCGGGATT from Candidatus Omnitrophota bacterium includes these protein-coding regions:
- a CDS encoding glycoside hydrolase family 32 protein, whose amino-acid sequence is MKRLVSRILFFAIVLAAYGFHSNAENSIGYYNEPLRPQYHFTAKKNWLNDPNGLVFYKDEYHLFYQHNPFENEWGFMHWGHAVSGDLVHWKHLPIAIDPDDGSKDKAKCTAFSGSAAIDENNSSGLQKGGEKTLVAFYTSWQCGQRMAYSNDGGRTWTKYEGNPVIPLANDDARDPRIFWHKPSQQWVIALYRRPDNDESKNGVSFYVSSNLKQWRWTSHIVGFFECPDIFELPIVGEKEAAKWILLGGNGEYMIGSFDGQEFHKESGKYVLDYGANFYASQTWNGIPEADGRRIQIAWMSGGKYPDSPFNQQMSFPCQLTLRHTEEGLRVYREPVEEIASLYEKTQEWKQEKLAPGKNLLSSIKGDLFDIQGEFSLQNAAQLGFRVRKGKDSEGFPIVYDAKKAELSCLGKTAPLKPVDGRIKLRILLDRSSIEVFGNGGRIAMSSCFVPGKGEELEIFAQEGEAEIVELVVNKLKSAWRE
- a CDS encoding DUF6259 domain-containing protein, producing the protein MKFQITLILIAVLFFTAPAYGAAHSHPCEEGWTFQDVEAQDWEPTLGQGALSMKDGVLSAFAVANSTAQWTLTAEPAWVYQFPLLKMKYRARGVANGASHPLLRIRPGSIGPVTPGAKNMENPFARAGEATVSPAPDSLLDGEIHELAVSVVPPIQTRQIDQIVLTIQTGDQPAALEIFDLSFHDPHAQGNRIISCQNLIAAASDKLEAAFLSIAPSDLSLDILAASFPQSPEIQCASIPFHLNESKTVAYTRLAQRDSIRLAVNRKCREIFLLLSCYLAGTDGAFSFKPRTEIVQPERLIVIKHYADGSVERSFPFNLNRREYSVTAQTLCAYLIPADPGKELESVAIEEWMPYGQIFLAAATLNSGDAWAQLPPNDFPFSLPAASEASSAPPKLTVENDRKYVIENDIYRVEMNSAAGLCVDSMHYKLGNINILPASSPLFSFSAGGQTLSSNQLDLQSYKVKSDGVEFVLRTKDEAYPLQFTVDVQSGTHPELRLTLQAENLGYAPQSLRLLFPDLRGIRLSGDPAEDYYFFPRSRAAQGRRPIRMMGVHSGEFPLQFFDVYSESLNAGLALHTRDSQSVLKRFRYDKRSDGSWMGVEYGFFAPIALAPKETFQPPTAVLEFHQGDWRAPFRTYKQWLGEWRLPQSKARGALKNVFICRRDYPIGGTGYLFNDRQGAYTLDRLIAESRQALGGVDMIDISGWAYSEQYGRVGEYRRYELGGLENLRAETEKSQTQHIPVGLYLEGYLVDPRSPIGREHDAEWSIVDKEGKPKTWAGNEEMFMDSYLPAWRDFMSETLSQVAQETGAAALYMDEYGFADEGKACYSPNHGHPIGAHPLHGELGMLRQVRQALNRLDRPPALYIEQTPNDVASQYVDAAFSYSMAGGGDFDSPVKLDLFRFAFPDFKVIELFHPGIDPRGASAEDAKLCFFQGKAMWLKGRAKSWYSREFRQFLQQAYRLYHEHEEAFASNDVEPLIPTLQRGLYANRFSSEQEDIVMLYNADYQTIQGDLLSWDRDRREAANLMGIVDFSSLAEGNNVVISGSVGPHGVGCVQWIKRNRE